The DNA window GCACGAGCGCAGCAGCTGCTCCACCTCCGTCCGCAACGCATCGTCGTCCCCGCACGCCTCGGCCAGGAAGCCTGGACGCAGCTCGGGAGCCAGGTCCAGCGCCTCGTCCAGCGTGTCGTTGATCCGCCGCCACCGCTCCGGCGAAACCCCGTCCAGCCCCGGCCGCGCGTCAGCCATACAATTCGCGGTGCAGCCAGCCCCTGGCCTTCACCCAGTCGCGCCAGACGGTGCGCGGCGCCACGCCCAGCACCGCCGCGGTCTCCTCGTCGGTGAGGCCGGCGAAGAACCGGCACTCCACCACCCGGCACATCCGCGCGTCCAGCGCCGCCAGCCGGGTGAGCGCCACGTCCAGCGCCACCAGCGCGTCAGCCTGCTCGTCCACCGCCATCTCCGCCTCGTCCAGGCTCACGCGCCGGGTGCCGCCGCCGCGCCGGATCGCGCCGTGCCGTCGCGCGTGGTCCACCAGCACCCGGCGCATGGCCTGCGCGGCCACGGCCAGGAAGTGGCCGCGGTCGCGCCACTCCGCGCGGGTCTGC is part of the Longimicrobium sp. genome and encodes:
- a CDS encoding sigma-70 family RNA polymerase sigma factor, translating into MADPPLASSAPEGPDGLDGLFPLVYDELRRMAHQRMRHERGGHTLSTTGLVHEAYLKLAGQTRAEWRDRGHFLAVAAQAMRRVLVDHARRHGAIRRGGGTRRVSLDEAEMAVDEQADALVALDVALTRLAALDARMCRVVECRFFAGLTDEETAAVLGVAPRTVWRDWVKARGWLHRELYG